A stretch of DNA from Hydrogenophaga sp. SL48:
GGCACGACAGAATCGGCTTCGCGCGTTACAGATGAGGAAACACGGGCGCCCCTTTGGCTCGCCGCGCTGCGCTGACGGCGGTCAGGATCTTCAAGCCGCCACAAACGCACCGTGCAGGCCCAGCGGCAGCGAATGCGGCAGGGTGGCCTGCGCCAACGGGCCGTCGTGCAGGTCGTCAGCGGCGAAGCAGGACAGCAACGTGTTCTTCTGCGCCAGGTCGTGCGCGGTGCCGACCAGCCAGCCCGGGCTTGAACCGTCGGGCACGAAAAGGTGCTCTTCCACTATGGTCTGCGGACCGGGGCAGTAACGCCGCGAAACGCCGGTCTCCATATCGGTGGCCGCAATTTGATCAGGCCGCGCGCTGACAAGGGCCAAGGGGTGTATTTGGTCCAGGCGGCGCTCATCGCCGAAGAGCTAAACGTGGCCTGGGGCCAATTCAAGGTCGACCCCGGGCCGCCCAGCGTCTCTTGTTCCAACAGCGTGTTGATGGGCGACATGGTCTTTCCCACCGCCGCCACCAGCGAGACCTTCATGACCACACTGGGCGTAGCATGGGCGGCGTGATTGGCAAGGTGCTGTGCATGCGGCTGACTGGCGGCTCGAACACTGTCCCCGACGCGTTCGACAAGCTGCGACTGGCCGGTGCCGTCGCGCGGCAGATGCTGGTGGCGACCGCGGCCCAAAAGACGAACGTCGCCGCAGCGTAGCTCAGGACCGCTTTGGCAGTGGAGTTCACCCCGCCACCAGCTGCGCAAGCTGAACCTGGCGTGAAGGCTGATTCACTGAAATCCCAACCAGGTGGCTTGCGCTTCTTGGACTTGACGACTTTGCCAGCATGTAGCCCGCGACC
This window harbors:
- a CDS encoding carotenoid oxygenase family protein; its protein translation is MALVSARPDQIAATDMETGVSRRYCPGPQTIVEEHLFVPDGSSPGWLVGTAHDLAQKNTLLSCFAADDLHDGPLAQATLPHSLPLGLHGAFVAA